One genomic region from uncultured Cohaesibacter sp. encodes:
- a CDS encoding DUF2892 domain-containing protein: MTVNVGKLDRVIRVIVGVVLLAIVFIGPQTLWGLLGIIPLATGLFRFCPLYTLIGFNSCPASEKTDA, encoded by the coding sequence ATGACTGTGAATGTTGGAAAGCTTGATCGGGTCATTCGTGTGATCGTGGGCGTTGTCTTGCTTGCGATCGTCTTTATCGGACCGCAAACCCTATGGGGTCTGCTGGGTATCATTCCGTTGGCAACCGGCTTGTTCCGCTTCTGTCCGCTTTACACCCTCATTGGGTTCAATAGCTGTCCGGCGTCTGAAAAGACCGATGCCTGA
- a CDS encoding adenine phosphoribosyltransferase: MQSSEKLDLKSLIRSIPDYPKRGIIFRDITSLISHADGFKQSIRDLSAPYLDKGIEKIVGIEARGFIFGGAMADYLGVGFVPIRKQGKLPGKVVSQDYSLEYGTDRIEMHDDAVASGEKVLLVDDLIATGGTAVAACELLQSVGGQVEGAAFVIDLPDLGGVSLLKERGIDVHTLIAFEGL, from the coding sequence ATGCAAAGCAGCGAAAAATTAGATCTCAAGAGCCTCATCCGATCCATTCCGGATTATCCCAAGCGGGGCATCATCTTCAGAGATATTACCAGTCTCATTTCCCATGCTGACGGCTTCAAGCAATCCATCCGGGATCTTTCTGCGCCCTATCTTGATAAGGGTATCGAGAAGATTGTTGGTATCGAAGCGCGCGGCTTCATTTTCGGCGGTGCAATGGCGGATTATCTTGGCGTTGGATTCGTTCCCATCCGCAAGCAGGGCAAGTTGCCCGGCAAGGTGGTTTCGCAGGATTATTCTCTGGAATATGGCACCGACCGGATCGAGATGCATGATGATGCGGTTGCTTCTGGCGAGAAGGTGCTTCTCGTTGATGATCTGATTGCGACCGGGGGAACCGCAGTGGCTGCTTGTGAACTTTTGCAAAGCGTGGGCGGTCAGGTTGAAGGGGCGGCCTTCGTGATCGATCTTCCTGATCTTGGCGGCGTGTCGCTGCTCAAAGAACGCGGTATTGATGTGCATACGCTGATTGCCTTTGAAGGGCTCTGA